A genomic region of Polyangiaceae bacterium contains the following coding sequences:
- a CDS encoding ThiF family adenylyltransferase, whose amino-acid sequence MTILPSKAHDDHAPDAPVMDPSRYRDRIAALPGASVLEQKTAALVGLGSVGSDLGAKLVRLGVRVIGCDPDILAVENLVRWGLQASIENDAGKRKAIVWQSTLQRTVPNARVEGHAIDVVRQGAAFNRLLAEARPDLLIAATDTRDSRRTVNAMAAHYDIPALFVALSDGASSVRIEVVENARRGPCHLCSMYAEGMLFGENAKRSRMPYASDTLPEPVAVPALPVDIALGTAIATRIALLLLAGADWRAFMKNGEQQGNVLFLSMRPDHWIFEGAYDRLVYEVGRFVECPCCGSREREGAHE is encoded by the coding sequence GTGACGATTCTCCCCTCCAAAGCGCACGATGACCATGCACCCGATGCTCCGGTAATGGATCCGTCCCGCTATCGTGACCGCATTGCGGCTTTGCCTGGCGCCTCGGTGCTCGAACAAAAAACCGCGGCTCTCGTGGGCCTTGGTTCCGTCGGTTCCGACCTCGGCGCCAAACTCGTGCGCCTCGGCGTCCGAGTCATCGGATGCGATCCCGACATTCTCGCAGTGGAAAACCTCGTTCGTTGGGGGCTCCAGGCGTCGATCGAAAACGATGCGGGAAAACGTAAGGCGATTGTTTGGCAAAGCACGCTTCAACGCACGGTGCCCAACGCTCGCGTCGAAGGGCATGCCATCGATGTCGTGCGCCAAGGCGCCGCATTCAATCGCTTGCTCGCCGAAGCGCGCCCTGATTTGCTCATCGCTGCGACCGACACGCGGGATTCGCGCCGCACGGTCAATGCCATGGCAGCACATTACGATATTCCTGCGCTTTTCGTGGCACTATCGGACGGCGCTTCGAGCGTGCGTATCGAAGTCGTGGAAAACGCTCGCCGAGGACCATGTCACTTGTGTTCCATGTACGCCGAAGGAATGCTTTTCGGCGAAAACGCCAAACGGTCGCGCATGCCCTACGCATCCGACACATTGCCCGAACCCGTCGCCGTTCCAGCGCTCCCCGTCGACATTGCATTGGGTACCGCAATCGCCACGCGCATTGCACTGTTGCTTCTCGCGGGTGCAGATTGGCGAGCATTCATGAAAAACGGCGAACAACAAGGAAACGTGCTGTTTCTATCCATGCGCCCGGATCACTGGATTTTCGAGGGCGCTTACGATCGCCTCGTGTATGAAGTAGGCCGATTCGTAGAATGTCCGTGTTGTGGATCTCGCGAGCGGGAGGGCGCACATGAATAG